From the Diadema setosum chromosome 3, eeDiaSeto1, whole genome shotgun sequence genome, the window gatccttttgttgaccggtcgaccaatcagcgtagccggtGGCAGAAGTGGGCAGCTGCTACTGCTGCCagtgcggacacaagcgctgtttgctgccctcttgctggctaactcgGCACAGTGTCTAGTAGTTCAATGCAGCTAGTTGTATCGCGGCGGCTgtccatatattatatttcacaataaagcaattgtgaatacacactttcagttgaatcagcattcagatcacgtcaacacattggtAAAAAGACTCCGAATTAACGtcacaatctttcattttttttccttttcttgaccatatagttttactttttcttacccccctcccttcactccttctgtctccctatctatccctctcccctctctctctctctctctctctctctctctctatcaagCACCTTACAGACCCCTTCTCGTCTCAATTACATATGAATTGATTTGCTAGGTACATAATCACCGTAGACTGCGTTTcatttgaaagggggggggggcagatatccctactttatgtgcatttcatttatctttgtggttttcttgttctcatttttcatttccgttcaactacgtgtgcacttttaaatacataaagatCTAACATCATCCAAGGCTCTACTTTTTaaaactaagaataacaaacagaatattgtcctgtatgaaccatgatattctttcttgataatgtggtggctctgaaaagagccgttgtgtTGTGTGGTGCGACCACGGAGGACAGGCCTCTTTCTACGCCCTCTCTCCCCGGATGCGACGGGCCAGCTGAATGTCCTTGGGCATTTGGGCATGATGGTAACCCGCTTGGCGTGGATGGCGCACAGGTTGGTGTCTTCGAACAGACCGACGAGATAAGCCTCGCTCGCTTCTTGGAGGGCCATGACAGCAGAACTTTGGAAGCGCAGCTCGGTCTTGAAATCCTGAGCAATCTCACGAACAAGTCGCTGGAAGGGGAGTTTGCGGATGAGAAGTTCGGTGCTCTTCTGGTAGCGGCGAATCTCACGAAGTGCGACTGTGCCGGGCCTATAGCGATGAGGTTTCTTCACTCCTCCGGTGGCGGGGGCACTCTTGCGAGCAGCCTTCGTAGCCAGTTGCTTGCGAGGAGCCTTGCCTCCAGTCGACTTGCGAGCCGTCTGCTTGGTGCGAGCCATGTTTTCTTCAGGTAATGAGTGCGGAGTTTTTTCGATGCGGAGTtgggaagagaatgaaaccgcCGGACATCCAGCTCCCATTTTATATCGCGGACGATGGATCCCTAGACCCGGGACGGATCCAATCCgtggcctgtgattggtcaagcaGTGATTTCCTTTGTCCGATCTGGGCGCACCAGCCCCGCAGCGGCGGCCCCCACCCGTCCCGTCCGCTATGGTTGGTCACGCCGCTCAACCTGTTCACGCCTTCCCGTAGATGGCGCCGTTGAGATACCAGCTCGCGAATTCAATGATTATTGCGGcgtataatatactgaaaacatcattccgaacgattttttttttttctgtatgcaggctgctgtaacagtgatattattaCTATACGTGCATGATGGTATTTGGAATAGATTCATATAGCAACAGCTCGTTAAGAAGACGATTGTATAAAGCGGTGTGGTAATTTAATACACTCTTTTACCCGAAAGGGAAGAGCTGGCTGATTGGaagttatatatctatattgtgCGGGTCTTAAACATTAATCTGTAATATGTTTGCATATTTTTACCATGTTTCGATCAGGTGGTGCTGTCATTAAACTAATTAACGAATACATTAAGTGAACACGAGAAgcaaatataaataagcatacaatgtgaagtCACTGTAAACAAGCGATGATTTGTATTTCTCTGGTGGGTAAAGTACTAGCTTTTCGATTCGTTATAGTTAGGATATGATTAGGATTTCATACAACAGtgggatattctttcttggttatgtggtggccctgataagggccgtttgaGATATAGGCGACTGTGGACATCTACTTGGATGTAGTGTACTTGGTGACAGCTTTGGTGCCCTCGCTGACGGCGTGCTTTGCCAGTTCTCCGGGGAGAAGGAGGCGCACTGCGGTCTGCACTTCACGGCTGCTGATGGTCGACTTCTTGTTGTACTGACCGAGACGTGCAGCTTCGGCGGCGATGCGTTCGAAAATGTCGTTGACGAAGCTGTTCATGATGGACATGGCGCGACTCgaaattccagtatctgggtggacttgcttcagaaccttgtagatgtagatgccgtagctctccttcctcttcctacgcCTCTTCTTGTCGGCATTGGGCCGGGGAGCCTTGGCAGCTTTCTTGGAACCCTTCTTGGCAACTTGTCCGGATGGAGGAGCCATTGTGAGCGTTGACTAGACTAGGCGGATGCGAATTCGATGcagctttgaaagagaaatgttatggtcattctattctattcttatGTTTAAATGGGGACCTATCTATATCTGATAATTTTCCCCACAATGTGCGTATCTTTTATATAAAAACATGGGTTGTTAATGAGGACGGGTGATATGTTAGATGGAATGAGGATGGGTGATATGTTAGGTGGAATGAGGATTGTAGCGATATGTATTGAGTTCATAAATCCGTAACCATTTAAAT encodes:
- the LOC140226174 gene encoding histone H2B.2, embryonic, which codes for MAPPSGQVAKKGSKKAAKAPRPNADKKRRRKRKESYGIYIYKVLKQVHPDTGISSRAMSIMNSFVNDIFERIAAEAARLGQYNKKSTISSREVQTAVRLLLPGELAKHAVSEGTKAVTKYTTSK